In Musa acuminata AAA Group cultivar baxijiao chromosome BXJ2-10, Cavendish_Baxijiao_AAA, whole genome shotgun sequence, a genomic segment contains:
- the LOC135625919 gene encoding uncharacterized protein LOC135625919 — MGNCLDLQKPVTWVDDEDDDWGSMESRSPKHYKRQRKAGAEAAKEKASSGSTEIKIKISKKQLEKLLRQADDGEKLPLRRFIADLVSMGESWELHHDQGRHWRPELQSIPEVPE; from the coding sequence atgGGGAACTGTCTCGACCTGCAGAAGCCGGTGACATGGGTTGACGACGAGGACGACGACTGGGGATCCATGGAAAGCAGGAGCCCCAAGCATTACAAGAGGCAGCGCAAGGCCGGAGCGGAGGCCGCCAAGGAGAAGGCCAGCTCCGGCTCGACCgagatcaagatcaagatcagCAAGAAGCAGCTGGAGAAGCTTCTGCGGCAAGCCGACGACGGCGAGAAACTGCCGCTGCGACGATTTATCGCGGATCTGGTGAGCATGGGCGAGTCGTGGGAGCTCCACCATGATCAAGGGAGGCATTGGAGGCCGGAGCTACAGAGCATACCGGAGGTACCCgaatga